The Amphiprion ocellaris isolate individual 3 ecotype Okinawa chromosome 6, ASM2253959v1, whole genome shotgun sequence genome contains a region encoding:
- the LOC111584008 gene encoding taste receptor type 2 member 40, with product MLGSAEVKLCATFVLLVLGALANVFNLAATLAQQPGGGGTVAVVICFISLGSVLLQISTFVLVASVWVGVLCWPDLPFFFCLVLFVWLSSSSVSFWSVAGLSVLYCVKVVSFSSVVFRALQRNSSVVLNVALTVTLLISCVVFAPFFYLHFQKETLPNSTEGTSCVIRKPLFPAWVDVHVYVVVFISYLVLVPLAIMLLTSLRLVVFLCRHTSSMQKKKQQHGGSNAAESYLLVCRLTVALVWVYFTTLLHISLYYFHAIFASGLSADMLFLSLSFYCVASAMLLTCSNKNLREKLSLLLCKRKTKARSVKDKEEVTATI from the coding sequence ATGTTGGGTTCTGCTGAAGTGAAGCTGTGCGCCACCTTCGTCCTGCTCGTCCTCGGAGCGCTCGCCAACGTTTTCAACCTGGCGGCCACGCTGGCGCAGCAGCCCGGAGGAGGCGGGACCGTCGCCGTCGTCATCTGCTTCATCTCGCTGGGCAGTGTCCTGCTGCAGATCTCCACTTTCGTCCTCGTGGCGTCCGTCTGGGTCGGCGTCCTCTGCTGGCCGGACCTGCCCTTCTTCTTCTGCCTCGTCCTGTTCGTTtggctcagcagcagctccgtCAGCTTCTGGTCGGTGGCCGGGCTCAGCGTCCTCTACTGCGTGAAGGTGGTGAGTTTCTCCTCGGTGGTCTTCAGAGCTCTCCAGAGGAACAGCTCGGTCGTCCTGAACGTGGCCTTGACGGTGACCTTGCTGATCTCCTGCGTCGTGTTCGCCCCGTTCTTCTACCTCCATTTCCAGAAAGAAACTCTTCCCAACTCCACAGAAGGGACTTCTTGTGTCATCAGGAAGCCTCTGTTCCCCGCCTGGGTGGACGTCCACGTTTATGTGGTGGTCTTCATCTCCTACCTCGTCCTCGTGCCGTTAGCGATCATGCTGCTGACTTCCCTGAGGCTGGTGGTGTTCCTTTGCAGACACACCTCATCcatgcagaagaagaagcagcagcatggTGGATCTAATGCTGCAGAGTCCTACCTTCTGGTCTGCAGGCTGACTGTAGCTCTGGTCTGGGTTTACTTCACCACACTCCTCCATATCTCCCTCTACTACTTCCACGCTATCTTCGCCTCTGGGCTGAGCGCCGACATGCTCTTCCtcagtttgtctttttactgCGTTGCTTCTGCGATGCTCCTCACCTGCTCCAATAAAAACCTGAGAGAGAAGCTCAGTTTGCTGCTCTGCAAGAGAAAGACGAAGGCCAGGAGTGTTAAAGATAAAGAGGAAGTGACAGCCACAATTTGA
- the LOC111584024 gene encoding cilia- and flagella-associated protein 157-like, which produces MESKIGSKDQEKSLYLVQIRYLEEQLEGCQLKCDKLEAQNQELVSEYDALEKDKKNSTEHLKCLMMAKRKKVSELWEELQKQQRTAKQDEEALKLKHQQQMEKLQQLRDEMESKRRIQASKLEEQLKEAETLQKQLLIDKEEEEAAIHHRQAEEALKRERMLTSIEKFVEAVAEEQEEWRLLQRAKEQHSCRLKQLPCLQSQAERLTKERDALQDKEVELSRELDEVKKDTLKMNTLKPKLNKELQQIKKEYQQLVAEIRDGDVAQQHTADQTEGLRQRLNSVSEKFAQKSSKLDQLEAELQRERSRKTELEGIKQEADIILGFILTDLGKVIDTQWKLQRLLEILESSAISWKTGFGLNNSPQRRKPQTSRPVRKLGSLRTCSSVEPSDPTPQHADLESRASTSADR; this is translated from the exons atGGAGAGTAAAATCGGTTCGAAGGACCAAGAAAAGTCCTTATATTTGGTCCAAATTCGGTATCTGGAGGAGCAGTTGGAGGG GTGTCAGCTTAAATGTGACAAACTGGAGGCTCAGAATCAGGAGCTTGTCTCTGAGTACGACGCTCtggagaaagacaagaagaacAGCACCGAGCATCTGAAGTGTCTGATGATGGCTAAGAGGAAGAAGGTGTCGGAGCTGTGGGAGGAGTTGCAGAAGCAGCAGCGAACGGCCAAACAGGACGAAGAGGCTTTAAAGCTGAaacaccagcagcagatggagaagctgcagcagctcagagatGAGATGGAATCAAAGAGGAGGATTCAGG CATCTAagctggaggagcagctgaAGGAGGCAGAGACTTTACAGAAGCAGCTGCTCATTGacaaggaagaggaagaagctgCCATCCACCACCGGCAGGCAGAAGAAGCTCTGAAGAGGGAAAG GATGCTGACGAGCATTGAGAAGTTTGTGGAGGCCGTtgcagaggagcaggaggagtgGCGCCTCCTCCAGAGGGCGAAGGAACAACACAGCTGCCGACTGAAGCAGCTTCCCTGCCTGCAGAGTCAAGCTGAACGTCTCACAAAAGAGAGAGACGCCCTGCAAGACAAAGAGGTGGAGCTGAGCCGGGAGTTGGACGAGGTGAAGAAAGACACCCTGAAGATGAACACTCTGAAACCCAAGCTGAACAAG GAGTTGCAGCAGATAAAGAAGGAATACCAGCAGCTGGTAGCAGAGATAAGAGACGGTGATGTGGCCCAGCAGCACACAGCAGACCAGACAGAAGGTCTCAG ACAGCGCCTGAACTCGGTGTCTGAGAAGTTTGCTCAGAAATCGTCCAAGTTGGATCAGCTGGAGGCCGAGCTGCAGAGGGAGAGGAGCAGGAAGACGGAGCTTGAGGGCATCAAGCAGGAAGCAGACATCATCCTCGGATTCATCCTGACG GACTTAGGAAAAGTAATCGACACTCAGTGGAAGTTGCAGAGGCTGCTGGAGATCCTGGAGAGCAGCGCCATCTCCTGGAAAACAGGGTTCGGCCTCAACAACTCTCCTCAACGACGGAAACCACAGACCTCCAGACCAGTCAG GAAACTCGGCAGTTTGAGGACATGCAGCTCGGTCGAGCCGTCTGACCCGACGCCTCAACACGCCGATTTAGAATCACGAGCCTCCACCTCTGCAGACCGTTGA